The proteins below come from a single Chitinophaga pinensis DSM 2588 genomic window:
- the katG gene encoding catalase/peroxidase HPI, protein MEKELNDISKCPFHNGTLKHNTGGGGTRNRDWWPNQLKLNILRQHAPASNPLGGDFNYAAAFKSLDLEAVKKDLHALMTDSQDWWPADFGHYGPLFIRMAWHSAGTYRVTDGRGGAGSGQQRFAPLNSWPDNVSLDKARRLLWPIKQKYGRSLSWADLLILTGNVALESMGFKTFGFAGGREDKWESEEDVYWGAETTWLGGDIRYAHGSEGVPKEHGVVSSDDDADGDIHSRDLEKPLAAVQMGLIYVNPEGPDGNPDPIAAAKDIRDTFGRMAMNDEETVALIAGGHSFGKTHGAAPSSHVGKEPEAAGLESQGLGWNNSYGSGKGADTITSGLEVIWTTTPTQWSNNFFENLFNFEWELTKSPAGAHQWVAKNADDIIPDAYDSSKKHRPTMLTTDLSLRFDPVYEKISRRFLEDADAFADAFARAWFKLTHRDMGPRVRYLGPDVPEEVLLWQDPIPATDHPLIDENDIAALKAKVLESGLSVSELVSTAWASASTFRGSDKRGGANGARIRLAPQRYWKVNNPSQLQKVLDVLEGIQKAFNNGGKKVSIADLIVLAGAAGIEKAAKDAGQTLTVPFTPGRGDASQDQTDVESVGFLEPVADGFRNYRKSRVPASTEALLIDKAQLLTLTAPELTALTGGLRVLNTNYNGGSEGVFTKRPGVLTNDFFVNLLDMKTAWKAVSADQELFEGTDRTSGEVKWTATRADLVFGSNAELRAIAEVYGAGDGQELFIKDFVAAWNKVMNLDRFDLAK, encoded by the coding sequence ATGGAAAAAGAATTAAACGACATCAGTAAATGCCCGTTCCACAATGGCACTTTGAAGCACAACACTGGCGGCGGCGGCACCAGGAACCGCGATTGGTGGCCAAACCAGTTAAAATTGAACATTCTGCGGCAGCACGCGCCTGCATCGAATCCCCTGGGAGGAGATTTTAACTATGCAGCAGCCTTTAAAAGCCTCGATCTGGAAGCGGTGAAAAAAGACCTTCACGCACTCATGACCGACTCGCAGGACTGGTGGCCGGCGGACTTTGGGCATTACGGCCCCTTATTCATCCGTATGGCCTGGCATAGCGCCGGTACTTATCGTGTGACTGATGGCCGTGGGGGTGCAGGATCAGGACAACAACGTTTTGCGCCGCTGAACAGCTGGCCTGATAACGTCAGCCTTGATAAGGCCCGTCGCCTGCTCTGGCCGATTAAACAGAAATACGGCCGTAGCCTCTCCTGGGCAGATTTACTGATCCTAACGGGTAACGTAGCATTGGAATCCATGGGCTTTAAAACTTTCGGTTTTGCCGGTGGACGTGAAGATAAATGGGAATCAGAAGAAGATGTATACTGGGGTGCAGAAACCACCTGGCTGGGTGGCGATATACGCTATGCCCACGGTTCTGAAGGCGTACCTAAAGAACATGGTGTAGTTTCTTCCGATGATGATGCGGACGGTGATATCCACTCCCGCGACCTCGAAAAACCACTCGCAGCCGTACAAATGGGATTGATCTATGTAAATCCCGAAGGACCGGATGGCAATCCTGACCCGATCGCAGCAGCCAAAGATATCCGCGATACCTTCGGCCGTATGGCAATGAACGATGAAGAAACAGTCGCCCTGATAGCAGGTGGTCACAGCTTCGGTAAAACGCATGGCGCGGCTCCTTCCAGCCATGTGGGTAAAGAACCGGAAGCAGCCGGACTGGAATCACAGGGCCTCGGCTGGAACAATAGCTATGGCTCCGGTAAAGGTGCTGATACGATCACCAGCGGACTGGAAGTAATATGGACTACCACGCCGACTCAATGGAGTAATAACTTCTTCGAAAACCTCTTCAACTTCGAATGGGAACTCACTAAAAGTCCGGCTGGTGCACACCAATGGGTTGCTAAAAATGCAGACGACATCATCCCGGATGCATACGACAGCTCCAAAAAACACAGACCAACTATGCTCACCACCGATCTATCCCTGAGATTTGATCCGGTGTATGAGAAAATATCCAGACGCTTCCTGGAAGATGCAGACGCATTTGCAGATGCATTTGCCCGCGCCTGGTTCAAACTGACCCACCGCGATATGGGGCCGCGTGTCCGTTACCTCGGACCGGATGTACCGGAAGAAGTATTGCTGTGGCAGGATCCTATCCCCGCAACAGATCATCCGCTGATCGATGAAAACGATATCGCGGCACTCAAAGCAAAGGTGCTGGAATCAGGATTAAGCGTATCTGAACTGGTATCTACCGCCTGGGCCTCCGCCTCTACTTTCCGTGGCTCCGACAAACGTGGTGGTGCTAATGGCGCCCGCATCCGCCTGGCGCCACAACGCTACTGGAAGGTGAATAACCCTTCCCAGCTGCAGAAAGTACTGGACGTACTGGAAGGCATCCAGAAAGCATTTAACAACGGTGGTAAGAAAGTATCCATTGCTGACCTGATCGTACTGGCAGGTGCTGCCGGTATAGAGAAAGCAGCTAAAGACGCCGGACAGACACTTACCGTGCCATTTACGCCTGGTCGTGGAGACGCTTCTCAGGACCAGACAGATGTTGAATCTGTAGGCTTCCTGGAACCAGTCGCCGATGGTTTCCGTAACTACCGCAAATCAAGGGTGCCTGCCTCCACAGAAGCATTACTAATCGACAAAGCACAACTGCTCACGCTTACAGCGCCTGAATTAACCGCATTAACAGGTGGCCTCCGCGTATTGAACACAAACTATAACGGCGGTTCTGAAGGCGTATTTACTAAACGCCCGGGTGTACTGACCAACGATTTCTTCGTAAATCTGCTGGATATGAAAACCGCCTGGAAAGCAGTATCTGCCGATCAGGAACTCTTTGAAGGTACCGACCGCACCAGCGGTGAAGTAAAATGGACCGCCACGCGCGCTGACCTGGTATTTGGCTCTAACGCCGAACTCAGAGCTATCGCGGAAGTATACGGCGCCGGAGATGGTCAGGAACTGTTCATCAAAGATTTTGTAGCTGCCTGGAACAAAGTGATGAACCTGGACAGATTTGATCTCGCTAAATAG
- a CDS encoding LytR/AlgR family response regulator transcription factor: protein MLKCVIIDDEPLAREILAGYITQHEALTLAGSFSNALEGKAFLQHQVADLLLLDIEIPEISGIDFLRSLSQPPITVFTTAFRDYAFEGYELGVIDYLLKPISYERFARAVDKVTEFLSLERHNADLELQQEIPAFIFVKSGVQKIKLSFADVSYIQGLKDYAIIHTTSGKIVTKGSVKSMQALFPETLFMRVHKSFIVAKDKIRRVERNSILIADQQIPVGRNYKAALDKLIDGY, encoded by the coding sequence ATGCTGAAATGTGTAATCATCGACGATGAACCATTGGCCCGTGAGATCCTGGCAGGATACATCACGCAACACGAAGCACTTACACTCGCCGGCAGCTTCAGTAATGCACTGGAAGGAAAGGCATTCCTGCAACACCAGGTAGCGGATCTGCTATTGCTGGACATCGAGATCCCCGAAATCAGTGGTATTGATTTCCTGCGGAGTCTGTCCCAGCCACCTATTACCGTCTTCACCACCGCTTTCCGGGACTATGCATTTGAAGGATATGAACTAGGTGTGATCGATTACCTGCTAAAACCAATCTCCTATGAACGATTTGCCAGGGCGGTTGATAAAGTGACGGAATTTCTTTCTCTTGAAAGGCATAATGCAGACCTGGAACTACAGCAGGAAATCCCCGCTTTCATCTTCGTCAAAAGTGGTGTACAAAAAATCAAACTTTCCTTTGCAGATGTATCCTATATACAGGGGCTGAAAGACTACGCCATCATACATACCACAAGCGGAAAAATTGTGACCAAAGGCTCTGTCAAATCCATGCAGGCGCTCTTTCCGGAAACGCTCTTTATGAGAGTACACAAATCATTTATCGTAGCGAAAGATAAGATCAGGCGGGTTGAAAGAAACAGTATCCTGATTGCAGATCAGCAGATTCCCGTTGGCAGAAATTACAAAGCAGCACTGGATAAACTCATAGACGGTTATTAA
- a CDS encoding SDR family oxidoreductase, whose protein sequence is MKTVLITGANKSIGFETARQLLQQGYYVYLGCRDLQKGRQAVSQLQSEGFSQVEALVIDVDNVDSIQAARHTLGQQIKVLDVLVNNAGVLGSMTAQTALETDISIFRQVFETNYFGVISVTQAFIDLLQVSPAPRIVNVTSGLGSLTLQNDPAWKHYLVKPSAYVSSKAALNAYTIVLAYNLRDTAFKVNAVDPGYTATDFNHHSGPGTVQDAAARVVKAATLGENGPSGIFYSDDNNPETGISAW, encoded by the coding sequence ATGAAAACAGTACTGATAACAGGAGCAAATAAAAGCATCGGCTTCGAAACAGCAAGACAATTATTACAACAGGGATATTACGTTTACCTGGGCTGCCGTGATCTGCAAAAAGGCAGGCAGGCAGTCAGCCAGTTACAATCAGAAGGCTTCAGCCAGGTGGAAGCACTGGTGATCGATGTGGACAACGTTGATTCAATACAGGCAGCCCGTCACACACTCGGCCAACAAATCAAAGTATTGGACGTATTGGTCAATAATGCCGGCGTACTCGGTAGTATGACAGCACAAACTGCACTGGAAACGGATATCAGCATCTTCAGACAAGTATTCGAAACAAACTACTTCGGTGTCATCTCCGTAACACAGGCATTCATTGATCTGTTGCAGGTTTCTCCGGCCCCCAGGATCGTCAATGTGACTTCCGGTCTGGGCTCGCTCACCCTGCAAAATGATCCTGCCTGGAAACACTATCTTGTCAAACCATCCGCCTATGTCTCCTCTAAAGCGGCACTCAATGCCTATACCATCGTACTGGCGTATAATCTGCGTGACACCGCGTTTAAAGTGAATGCAGTGGATCCTGGTTATACCGCTACGGACTTCAATCATCACAGCGGTCCGGGTACCGTACAGGACGCGGCCGCCCGTGTAGTAAAAGCAGCGACTTTGGGTGAAAACGGCCCTTCCGGTATATTCTACAGTGATGATAATAATCCGGAGACCGGCATCAGTGCCTGGTAA
- a CDS encoding SOS response-associated peptidase: MCRSISMHCEIELTIDAFPELENDKQVVFDKEGLVYIDSTSFPLADVISRQQDRMVLSEMAWGVVPLFEKDRDKVVSRRLDMVNARAERILDENSFWYKSGLVRQPALIPVTSIFEYRHIHGWNNKVPYAVRTNHQPEQHPFYVPGMYQLHHEHDAKGQLVQVGSFTMVTTEANEVMRQIHNGGNNPHRMPLFLPLDMGKQWISSSRTKGDVKEILQYRLPADQLSYHTVFTLSGKKSRPDGKAKDAYWEWPNLPELGNDYPKGSAMQTSLF, encoded by the coding sequence ATGTGCAGAAGTATCTCTATGCATTGTGAAATAGAATTGACTATTGACGCCTTTCCGGAACTGGAAAACGACAAGCAGGTTGTATTCGATAAAGAGGGACTTGTTTATATTGATTCCACGTCATTTCCGCTGGCGGATGTTATTTCCCGGCAACAGGACAGGATGGTCCTTTCCGAGATGGCCTGGGGAGTGGTACCATTGTTTGAGAAGGACAGAGATAAGGTAGTGTCGAGAAGACTGGACATGGTGAATGCCCGTGCGGAAAGAATACTGGATGAAAATTCTTTCTGGTATAAATCAGGGCTGGTCAGACAGCCTGCGTTAATACCCGTTACCAGTATTTTTGAATACCGGCATATTCACGGATGGAATAATAAGGTACCGTATGCAGTTCGGACGAATCATCAGCCCGAGCAGCATCCATTTTATGTTCCCGGTATGTATCAACTACACCATGAGCACGATGCGAAGGGACAGTTGGTGCAGGTAGGCAGTTTTACGATGGTCACCACGGAGGCGAATGAAGTGATGCGACAGATCCATAATGGTGGGAACAACCCGCATCGGATGCCTTTGTTTTTACCCCTTGATATGGGCAAACAATGGATCTCTTCCAGCAGGACGAAGGGAGATGTAAAAGAAATCCTGCAATACCGGTTGCCGGCTGACCAGTTGAGTTATCATACCGTGTTTACCCTGAGTGGCAAGAAAAGTCGTCCGGATGGCAAGGCAAAGGATGCTTATTGGGAATGGCCGAATCTTCCTGAACTGGGGAATGACTATCCCAAGGGGAGTGCTATGCAGACGTCTTTGTTTTAA
- a CDS encoding DUF6263 family protein, which translates to MTIRIAVLIMGLISLSFISSGQVKKSIIPVLNPGEQYIFRNTAISDIHEDGVRAINQTASTSWFLRVVGKTSSGKLMLRATYLKINQRTEHLFTHDLTGFNSDDFNEFVVKSTSDELHKQNDHLRKLGEGMLGKSFTVYITPDWQVDQVTGVDTLINNALAGMEGDDASIAQGFGKTMRGTISNEEIRKVFEDALSYIPESEVGVGDKWSKEENHQIGALQVDYTVKSDDGNRMELAISSGSAINTDIQASYSRKGTVTVDCKTGLVIQSSVKDDMKPRAGNITRLVVKTVKNEMQKK; encoded by the coding sequence ATGACCATTAGAATTGCTGTCCTGATAATGGGCCTTATCTCCCTTTCCTTCATCTCATCAGGTCAGGTAAAAAAGTCAATTATTCCAGTATTGAATCCAGGAGAACAGTACATTTTCAGAAACACTGCCATTTCAGACATTCATGAAGACGGCGTACGCGCTATTAATCAGACTGCTTCCACCAGCTGGTTCCTGCGTGTAGTTGGAAAAACAAGCTCAGGCAAATTAATGTTAAGAGCTACTTATCTTAAAATCAACCAGCGTACAGAGCATCTTTTTACACATGATCTGACAGGTTTCAACTCAGATGACTTTAACGAGTTTGTGGTGAAAAGCACATCTGATGAACTGCATAAGCAAAACGATCATCTGCGTAAACTGGGCGAAGGGATGCTGGGAAAATCATTTACTGTATACATCACGCCTGACTGGCAGGTAGATCAGGTAACCGGTGTGGATACACTGATTAACAATGCATTGGCTGGTATGGAAGGAGATGACGCTTCTATTGCACAGGGCTTCGGAAAAACGATGCGCGGAACGATCAGCAATGAAGAGATCAGAAAGGTATTCGAAGACGCATTGTCTTACATTCCGGAATCAGAAGTAGGTGTAGGGGACAAATGGAGTAAAGAGGAGAATCACCAGATAGGTGCATTGCAGGTAGATTACACGGTGAAATCTGATGATGGCAATCGTATGGAGCTTGCAATATCCTCCGGTTCTGCTATTAACACGGACATCCAGGCTTCTTATTCCAGGAAAGGTACTGTTACTGTTGATTGTAAAACCGGCCTGGTGATACAGTCTTCTGTGAAGGATGATATGAAACCAAGAGCAGGTAATATCACCAGATTAGTGGTAAAGACAGTAAAGAATGAAATGCAGAAGAAATAA
- a CDS encoding DUF2071 domain-containing protein has translation MKLPAIHGYIDRRMLINFTAEPEVVRNILPETFRPKIYNGKAIVGICLIRLKHIKPKGFPDFTGINSENGAHRIAVEWEENGVTKEGVYIPRRDTSLRLNALLGGRIFPGKHYFAKFNVREAGGNYHVDFSSSDNTTTSIDARTTDVFNPNSIFGTLENVSAFFERGAVGYSPNGDKYEGLKLETYQWQVRPLEAIQVHSSFYENETIFPKGSIQFDNALLMTQVEHEWKSMKAIKNITGR, from the coding sequence ATGAAACTACCTGCAATACATGGCTATATTGACAGAAGAATGCTGATTAATTTCACAGCTGAACCCGAAGTAGTCCGCAACATTCTTCCGGAAACATTCCGCCCCAAAATTTATAACGGAAAGGCCATTGTCGGCATCTGCCTCATCCGGCTAAAACATATCAAGCCGAAAGGATTTCCTGACTTCACAGGTATCAATTCTGAAAATGGCGCCCATCGCATTGCTGTGGAATGGGAAGAAAATGGTGTTACCAAAGAAGGCGTCTATATTCCACGCCGTGATACGTCTCTCCGACTGAACGCGCTCCTTGGCGGAAGAATATTTCCGGGTAAACATTACTTTGCTAAATTCAATGTGCGGGAAGCTGGTGGCAACTACCACGTTGACTTTAGCAGCTCCGACAATACAACGACCTCTATTGACGCACGTACAACGGATGTATTCAATCCCAACTCAATATTCGGAACACTGGAAAATGTATCTGCATTTTTTGAAAGAGGCGCAGTCGGCTACTCTCCCAACGGTGACAAATACGAAGGACTAAAACTGGAAACCTATCAATGGCAGGTACGGCCCTTAGAAGCTATACAGGTACATTCCAGCTTCTATGAAAATGAAACAATATTCCCCAAAGGCAGCATTCAATTTGACAATGCGCTACTGATGACACAGGTAGAACATGAATGGAAGAGCATGAAAGCCATAAAAAATATCACCGGGCGCTAA
- a CDS encoding sensor histidine kinase, with protein sequence MKNQTMPSTTNNSHPSRQRYFYAAYWVMVTLIFLYDRTYLIQKAGLPNFFICALVRVSLLIALAWLNIHWLIPRFLLHEKYAAYFTLVLLLLLGYLVVQSGYDFYLFGYVLGPGRNARLSASLIYNFTHTSLYLLLTIALKFSMDWYEQKKIVQEIRLEKLQAEVNYLHSQINPHFLFNALNNLYALTLKKSDEAPAVVLKLAELMEYMLYESEQTVIPLEKEISYLNNYLELEKIRQDNQADIRLTVTGDVQQYWLPPFLIFPLVENAFKHGISKAVHNAFLFINIDAGPTLDINIANNKGRIPPTMQNGGIGLLNLRKRLELLFPGKHTLEITNHPERFLVHLKIMR encoded by the coding sequence GTGAAAAATCAAACGATGCCTTCCACGACCAACAATAGCCATCCCTCCCGGCAACGCTACTTTTACGCCGCCTACTGGGTGATGGTCACCCTTATCTTCCTGTATGACCGTACCTACCTGATCCAGAAAGCAGGACTGCCCAATTTCTTTATCTGTGCCCTTGTAAGGGTATCACTGCTCATAGCGCTGGCCTGGCTGAATATTCACTGGCTGATCCCCCGCTTCCTGTTACATGAAAAATATGCGGCCTACTTCACGCTGGTGCTGCTACTGTTGTTAGGATATCTGGTCGTACAAAGCGGCTACGACTTCTATCTGTTCGGATATGTACTCGGTCCCGGCAGAAACGCACGGTTATCGGCTTCACTGATTTACAACTTCACCCATACCTCGCTTTATCTGCTGCTGACCATCGCCCTGAAATTCAGTATGGACTGGTATGAGCAGAAGAAAATAGTCCAGGAGATCCGGCTGGAAAAGCTACAGGCAGAAGTCAACTATCTGCACTCCCAGATCAATCCTCATTTCCTGTTCAATGCCTTAAATAACCTCTATGCCCTGACGCTTAAAAAATCAGATGAAGCGCCGGCAGTCGTATTAAAACTTGCTGAGCTGATGGAGTACATGTTATACGAAAGCGAACAGACGGTTATTCCACTGGAAAAAGAAATCAGCTATCTGAATAACTACCTTGAACTGGAAAAGATCAGACAGGATAACCAGGCGGATATCCGTTTAACGGTGACGGGCGATGTACAGCAATACTGGCTGCCGCCTTTCCTGATATTTCCCCTGGTAGAGAATGCCTTTAAACACGGGATCAGCAAAGCAGTACACAATGCCTTTCTTTTCATCAATATCGATGCAGGACCAACACTTGACATAAATATAGCCAACAATAAAGGCAGGATCCCCCCTACCATGCAAAACGGCGGTATCGGTCTGCTTAATCTGAGGAAACGCCTGGAACTGCTATTCCCCGGTAAACATACATTAGAGATCACGAATCATCCGGAACGCTTTCTGGTACATTTAAAAATCATGCGCTGA
- a CDS encoding DUF6520 family protein, with protein MNFRKMGLSVSAFALAIAGAFATNAQSPGSGYTNLQQVPSQGSPCVYRGSCAGGFNTCRVTLSGVTLQLLQLESNGTCSSTVLSQP; from the coding sequence ATGAACTTTAGAAAAATGGGATTATCAGTAAGCGCATTTGCCCTGGCCATTGCCGGCGCTTTTGCTACGAATGCCCAATCACCCGGATCTGGATACACCAACCTGCAACAGGTGCCTAGTCAGGGATCTCCCTGCGTATACCGGGGCTCCTGTGCCGGTGGCTTTAATACCTGCCGGGTCACACTGTCTGGTGTTACGCTGCAGCTGCTCCAACTGGAGTCTAATGGCACATGCAGTAGTACCGTACTCTCACAACCTTGA
- a CDS encoding cupin domain-containing protein — protein MKILLTAIAVLSLGAFVFAKQAPKQQPGTKRTELQRHDLDVPGKETIQARIDFDPGAAFGMHTHPGEEIIYVLSGTLEYEVEGKKPVKLKAGDVLFIPTGVKHAARNVGKETGAELATYVVEKGKPLVVLAK, from the coding sequence ATGAAAATTTTACTGACTGCTATCGCCGTATTGAGTCTGGGTGCATTTGTTTTCGCAAAACAGGCCCCTAAGCAGCAACCAGGTACCAAACGTACAGAACTGCAAAGACATGACCTGGATGTTCCGGGAAAGGAAACGATTCAGGCACGTATTGATTTTGATCCGGGAGCAGCGTTTGGTATGCATACGCATCCGGGAGAGGAGATTATCTATGTGCTGTCAGGTACACTGGAATACGAGGTAGAGGGTAAGAAACCGGTAAAACTGAAAGCAGGGGATGTATTGTTTATACCTACCGGCGTGAAACATGCCGCCAGAAATGTTGGTAAGGAAACTGGCGCTGAACTGGCTACTTATGTAGTTGAAAAAGGCAAGCCATTGGTAGTATTGGCAAAATAA
- a CDS encoding MauE/DoxX family redox-associated membrane protein, producing MLRRTVLETIRLLFILLFVYTAVSKFRDYENFRAVIGQSPLLTGFAPVLAIVVPVAEIIIALLLVLPRYRRTGLYASFAMMMLFTTYIIVLMTLAEKIPCSCGGVISRMTWTQHLYFNIFFVLLAFLGMWLYSRPDDNIRPSKQLVHV from the coding sequence ATGTTAAGAAGAACGGTTCTTGAGACTATCCGTCTCTTGTTCATTCTATTGTTCGTTTACACAGCCGTCAGCAAATTCCGCGATTATGAAAACTTCCGTGCAGTAATAGGCCAATCTCCATTATTAACCGGGTTTGCCCCCGTATTAGCTATAGTGGTGCCTGTAGCAGAAATCATTATTGCACTGCTCCTGGTCCTTCCACGATACAGGCGTACCGGTCTCTATGCATCCTTTGCGATGATGATGCTGTTTACAACTTACATAATTGTGCTCATGACACTAGCCGAAAAGATCCCCTGCTCCTGCGGAGGTGTCATTTCCCGTATGACATGGACACAACACCTTTATTTCAATATTTTCTTTGTGCTGCTTGCGTTCCTGGGTATGTGGCTATACTCCAGACCTGACGATAACATCCGCCCATCCAAACAACTCGTTCACGTATAA
- a CDS encoding AraC family transcriptional regulator, whose product MQILNTTQKVPIYSLNPDKTGDKHFKVYHYEGGLPDQTDLLVPHRKSHYLLVFIRKADSRQWIDMTPYEVKNNTVYFSGPDNMIVKEGFSELWSTGIAFTPEFLSSQDNASLNNLPIIRNPYNGHELALTAPDILFIEEIISKIRLEYEQSGEWQQRMLAAYLTVLLTYLSRLYTEQYKGKDTSTERQLLKQFQAKINGYFQQYHEVADYAAMLHISAGHLSEVIKNQSGKPAIKHIHERLVMEARRLLFHTNNSLKDIAFDLGFSDASYFNRFFKRETGVTPAGFRTEIRKMYH is encoded by the coding sequence ATGCAAATACTGAATACGACTCAAAAAGTACCTATTTATTCACTGAACCCGGACAAAACAGGTGATAAACACTTTAAGGTGTATCACTATGAAGGTGGCCTGCCTGATCAGACCGACCTGCTGGTGCCACACCGCAAAAGTCACTATCTGCTCGTTTTTATAAGAAAGGCTGATAGTCGCCAGTGGATAGATATGACGCCTTACGAAGTAAAGAACAACACCGTCTACTTCAGCGGTCCCGATAACATGATCGTAAAAGAAGGATTCAGTGAACTATGGAGTACCGGTATCGCTTTTACACCGGAATTCCTGTCTTCCCAGGACAATGCCTCCCTGAATAATCTTCCCATCATCCGCAATCCTTATAATGGTCACGAACTGGCGCTGACAGCACCCGATATATTATTTATAGAAGAGATCATCAGTAAGATCCGGCTGGAATATGAACAATCCGGAGAATGGCAACAACGTATGTTAGCGGCTTATCTGACGGTATTGCTGACCTATCTGAGCCGCCTGTATACAGAACAGTACAAGGGGAAAGATACCTCCACAGAAAGACAATTATTAAAGCAGTTCCAGGCGAAGATCAACGGGTACTTCCAGCAATACCATGAAGTTGCGGACTATGCTGCCATGCTACACATCTCTGCCGGGCATTTAAGCGAAGTGATCAAAAATCAGAGCGGTAAACCCGCTATCAAACACATACACGAACGCCTTGTAATGGAAGCCAGAAGACTGCTCTTTCACACCAATAACTCACTCAAGGATATCGCCTTTGACCTGGGTTTCTCTGATGCCTCCTACTTCAACCGCTTCTTTAAAAGAGAAACAGGGGTAACCCCAGCCGGCTTCCGGACAGAAATCCGCAAAATGTACCATTAA
- a CDS encoding OmpW/AlkL family protein — MKKLLLLNVLCCLSVLGMAQQKGEWRARIRATAVIPEAGADITTVGGSADISTTVIPELDFTYFLFNRVSANLILGTTKHKVTATGTALGEVDLGKVWLLPPTLTFLYHQPLGKGILPYAGAGINYTIFYGKKTGPAIADISYKNNFGFATQLGVDIDITKKWFINVDAKKIWLKTENTVTTVPEVAGGATVHADTKINPWLLSIGIGCKF, encoded by the coding sequence ATGAAAAAGTTACTCTTACTGAACGTATTATGTTGTCTCAGCGTATTAGGAATGGCCCAGCAGAAAGGCGAATGGCGCGCCCGTATAAGAGCGACGGCAGTCATTCCTGAAGCAGGCGCAGACATTACTACTGTAGGTGGTAGTGCAGACATCTCCACTACGGTGATCCCCGAACTTGACTTCACCTATTTCCTTTTTAACCGCGTATCTGCCAATCTTATACTCGGTACGACAAAACATAAAGTAACAGCTACGGGTACGGCACTTGGTGAGGTAGATCTCGGTAAGGTATGGCTCTTACCTCCTACGCTTACCTTCCTGTATCACCAGCCTTTAGGTAAAGGAATATTACCTTACGCAGGAGCCGGCATCAATTACACCATCTTTTACGGTAAGAAAACCGGTCCTGCTATAGCGGACATCTCCTATAAAAATAACTTCGGTTTTGCTACACAACTGGGTGTTGATATAGACATCACTAAGAAATGGTTCATAAATGTGGATGCTAAAAAGATCTGGCTGAAAACCGAGAATACGGTGACCACCGTACCAGAAGTAGCTGGTGGAGCGACGGTACATGCAGACACGAAAATCAATCCATGGCTGCTGAGTATAGGTATCGGATGTAAATTCTAA